In Polaribacter pacificus, the genomic window ATAAAGATGGGGTAATTGATGAATTAGATCTAGAACCAGATACTCCGCTTGGAGTTATGGTTTACGGAAACGGAAAAGCGATTGACACAGATGCTGATGGTCTTGCCGACTATAAAGACGATTGTCCATTTGTTAAGGGGCCAATTTCTAATCAAGGTTGTCCAATTAAAGTAGAAGAAGTAAAAGTAGTGAGCCCTGTAATTCATCAGCAAATTAATGTACTTGCTGCGAGTATTTACTTTGAAACAGATAGCGACCACTTAAAAGAAGTTTCTTACGCTACCCTAGATGAAATTATTAGCATCATGAAAAACGACGCTATTTCAAAATTTGTAATTGAAGGACATACTGATAATACAAACAGTAATACATACAATTTGTCCCTATCACAAAAAAGAGCCAACCAAGTAAAAGCCTATTTTATAAAATCTGGAATTGACAGTAACAGATTAAAAGCTATTGGTTATGGAGAGGAAAGACCAAAATACAGCAACGAAACACAAGGTAGTAGACAGCTAAATAGAAGAGTTGAGATCAAACCTATTTCTGAAAATGATTTTAATCAATTAAACGAAATTGAAATCGAGAAGCCTAAACAGATAGCGAAAACCATTAAACCTAGTAGTAGCTCTGACTTTTCAACAAGTATTCATGAAGTTAAAAAGGGGGAAAACTTATACAGAATATCCCTAGCAAATAAAATTAGCTTAGAGAGACTATTGACTGATAATAATCTAAAAGAGGATGCTGTTATATCTGTAGGACAAAAGATTAAGATCATAAAACAGCTGTATCACACTGTTAAAAAAGGAGACACACTTTATTCTATAGCATTGCGCTACCATATCTCTGTAAATGCGCTAAAATCAATTAATCAATTAACGAATAACTCAATTTTCTTAGGGCAAAAACTTAAGATTACGAAACAATAATTTTTTTCTCCCCAATACCTAAAAAACCTGTAATTTCTTACAGGTTTTTTTCTTTAATCAACTTTAAACAAAAAGAACTAATCAACAAATGTTCCTTTTATTTCTGTATTAAATTCGATTTCAACATGCATTGGCTTATTATCTGAATTGTGCTCTCTACATAGAAATGTTACATTCTCATTATTTTTAAGACTCGAAAGAATTTGAGAAATAACTTGATCATCATCAATAGAATAACTGGTATTAATATTTTTAGAATCAAAACTTTTAAGATTGATAAAATCTGTAACAGGAGTAGATCCTATAAATATTTGCACCTTAGCAAGACACATTGCATCACCTTGAAGTTCTTTAATTTTATAACTAAACTTGGTTACTTCTAATTCTTCTAAATAAGAAGTGTTATCACTAAATATAGGAGAATTAGTAAGCGTCATATCAGAAGAATCTTCTAA contains:
- a CDS encoding OmpA family protein; protein product: MRRIIYSFFLLSILSLSTLSSQDIARDSVNIKQLSLSNNNTWALGAGGLNFIMHGDLRSIGTGSLGNFYNFGGYIYADKMFNPLLGMEIKANYFKISGGAQYFSNVYDILYIDKTKITDNLYFEGAAYGLELNLIMSFSNLYKKYSQNWNISGYFGAGFQLYDSALFEKAADGSINKLIDFGTNPTRNNKSAASSIYLSAQLGLKRKISNRVDVELRSGIYFNNEDHLDATISNKQDWETFFLTGIGLVVKLGRENVFSIWGEESVKAEPFKVQDGDKDGVIDELDLEPDTPLGVMVYGNGKAIDTDADGLADYKDDCPFVKGPISNQGCPIKVEEVKVVSPVIHQQINVLAASIYFETDSDHLKEVSYATLDEIISIMKNDAISKFVIEGHTDNTNSNTYNLSLSQKRANQVKAYFIKSGIDSNRLKAIGYGEERPKYSNETQGSRQLNRRVEIKPISENDFNQLNEIEIEKPKQIAKTIKPSSSSDFSTSIHEVKKGENLYRISLANKISLERLLTDNNLKEDAVISVGQKIKIIKQLYHTVKKGDTLYSIALRYHISVNALKSINQLTNNSIFLGQKLKITKQ